Genomic DNA from Gilliamella sp. ESL0441:
TATTAAAAGTTCGTAATGAGCAAACAGGGCAGATTATCGATTGTCTTCAAGATGTCGATTATCAACAAAATAAATTTATTCGCCCTCATATAGTATGGTTTGGAGAAATCCCTTTACAAATGGATAAAATCTACGATGCACTTTCACAGGCAGACTATTTTATCTCTATTGGAACTTCTGGCAATGTTTATCCTGCCGCGGGATTTGTAAAAGTTGCTAATCAATCAGGGGCTAAAACTGTTGAGCTTAATTTAGAGCCAAGTTTGGGTGAAAGTTTATTTCAAACTAAAATTTACGGACCTGCAAGTCAAGTTGTGCCTGAATTTATTAAAGATTTCATCTTATAACATGATTATTTGAGTTTTTTTAAATAATTTCTACCACCTAAATTATTCATTTGAGTACGAATCCATTCAGACTTTTTCTGTAAATTGTCAC
This window encodes:
- the cobB gene encoding Sir2 family NAD+-dependent deacetylase; this encodes MQIPKFVILTGAGISAESGLSTFRAQNGLWEGYDVNDVATYEGYNRDPIAVHSFYNMLRKKLQSPEVKPNLAHFALAELEHKLGSENVLVVTQNVDNLHELAGSKNIIHMHGELLKVRNEQTGQIIDCLQDVDYQQNKFIRPHIVWFGEIPLQMDKIYDALSQADYFISIGTSGNVYPAAGFVKVANQSGAKTVELNLEPSLGESLFQTKIYGPASQVVPEFIKDFIL